Below is a window of Cytophagia bacterium CHB2 DNA.
TCATGTCCTCAATTACAGATTCGATCATCTGCCATTCCTGGCGCCATTCTTCCAGCGCAGGCGGCTTTGCCGCGTTGGCGCTTTGCACAAAGGCTTCCAAACAAGCCTCTGCCGGAATGATGCCTTCTTTGACCAGTTTAAGATTCAGGCGATAAAATTGCCTGCGCTCGCCAACCGGCTGCCACAACACGGAATCAAATGCGACGCTGTTCTGCAATTCGGCCTCCAAATAACGCCGCGCCGCTTCGCGATCCGGGATCATGTGGCCGGGGCCAAAAGCGCCCTGAAAAAAGGATTTGTACAGATCGATGAGCGTGGCGCGCGGATGCACGCGCAACTCCTCGTGCACCGCTTGCCGGATCAGAGATTTACGCTTTTCATTGGAAAAGCAGCCGGCCACGAGAGCAGTATAAATCATCAAACCCAATATGACGGGCCGCGTTTTTGCCGGGGGCATCAGGATAAACCGGATTTGGGCGTTGGCGTCAATTCCAACAAGCGCTTGATAATATCCTCTGCTTTGACTTTTTCCGATTCCGCGAAGAAATTGGTGAGCACACGATGGCGCAACACCGGCAGCGCAAGCGCTTGAATGTCTTTCACTGACACGTTGACCCGGCCGCGCAACACCGCGCGCGCCTTGCTGCCGAGAATGAGATATTGCGAAGCGCGCAAGCCGGCTCCCCAATTCACCCAATTTTTCACAAAATCCGGCGCGTTTGGCGTTGTCGGGCGCGTGGCGCGCACGAGTTGCACAGCATAGCGGGCCACTTCCTGCGAAACAAAAACCTTGCGCACCAGGGATTGAAACGCGCGCACCTCCGGGCCGCTCACCACTTGTTTCAGCGTCGGGTTGAGATTGCCCGTCGTTGTGGTTGCCACTTGCACCTCGTGCTCTTCCGGGAGATAATCCATCACTAGATTGAACATGAAGCGGTCGAGCTGGGCTTCGGGCAGCGGATACGTTCCTTCCAACTCAATCGGGTTTTGTGTGGCTAGCACAAAAAACGGCTCTTCGAGATGATAGGTTACGCCGCCGGCAGTGATGTGATGCTCTTGCATGGCTTCCAGCAAAGCCGCCTGCGTTTTGGGCGGCGTGCGGTTGATCTCGTCCGCCAAAATGATGTTGGCAAAAAGCGGCCCTTTGATGAATTTCATAATGCGTTTGCCGGTGGTACGATCTTCCTCGATCACATCGATGCCGGTAATGTCCGCGGGCATCAAATCCGGCGTGAATTGAATGCGCTTGAAATCAAGATCGAGAATCGTGGCAAGTGTGCGAATCAACAGCGTTTTGGCCAGGCCCGGCACGCCGGTAATGAGGCAATGTCCGCCGGTGAACAAGGCAATCATAACCAACTCGATGGTTTCATCCTGGCCGATGATGAGTTTGCGGATTTCGGTCAGAATGGCGTCGCGCGCTTGTTGCAAACGCTCGGTGAGTTGATTGTCGTCGAAAGTTTCGGGAGAAGTTTTGGGATCCATGTCAGATGGTTCGTTTTGAGGTTTTGTTCATGAGCCGGACTGGGTGCAGGCCCTGCCGAAACGTCGTGCATGCGTTCACCGAAGCCCGCTTCGCTTATTCATTAATGGGTCATGGCATAAATAACATAATTGATGCCCAGCCGATGTCCGACCAGGGAATACTTCTTGGGATATTTGGGATCAGCCGAATGTTCCCAGCTATCGCCGATGTCGACATTGAAATTTACCAGGACCATCAGACGGTTCTTGTCATCAAAAAAGCCCCAGCATTGCGGCTCGATGCCATCGGATTCGTAGGTTGTGCCGCGAATAACAGGCCCAAGCCCCGGAACCGGCGGCGGCGCCTGATCGAAATCGAAGTAACAATGAAACACCGGATGATCCGGCCGCAAGCGCACGGGTTGGCGATCGGGGAACACTTTGCCAAATTCATACAAAAAATTTTCCCATTGCGCGGTTCCGTGAAAATCATCGATCATCAAGAAGCCGCCGCGCAAACACCATTCGCGCAGGGAATCGGCTTCTGCTTGCGAAAGCTGCATGTAGCCGACTTCCAGGATATAGGCGAACGAATGATCGAAAAGCTGCGGATCGGTTAATCCGACGGCCAACGCTTGATCGGTGGCGGGCAGTTTCGTCACTTCTTCGAAGACGCTGATGAAATTTTCCTCGGCGGTGGGGTAATCGACTTCCCAGCTATCCCACATTTGAAAACGAAGGCGGAAGCCGTAAGAAAATTTGCCGGAATTGTATTTGATGCGCACGAAGGTGAAGGCCTCCGGTTGCAGCGTTTGCGCCGGAACCGGCTCGGGCAAGTTTATGAGCAACGTCAACGCGAGAAGATACAGCAAAATTTTTTTCATATGCAAGGCTCATCAAAGACGCGGCACAGACGCGACGGCAGGCCGTTGTCCGTGCAATAAATTCAGCTTCACTGATCAATGCGTCATCGCATAAATCAAATAATTAATGCCAAGCTTGAAGGCTTCGGTCGAGAATTCGCGGTCGGTTTCCGGCCATTCCCAGCCGTCGCCGATGTCGTTATTGTAATTGATGAGAGCCATCATGCGGCCTTCGGAGTCAAAGATGGCATAATAATGCGGCGTCAGGCCCCAGTAGGGCGAATGCAGGCCCAACTCGGTGAAATCAAAAAAACAATGAAACACCGGATGATCAAGCTCCAGCAACTGCGGCGCCTCCGGCACGATGCGTTGCATTTGCCGGACAAAATTGCTCCATTCGAAGTCACTGCGAAAGTCATCAACGATCAAAAAGCCGCCACGCTTCAAATATTCGCTCAAGAATTTGGCTTCTTCCTCGTCCGGCGTCCAATAACCTACTTCACAAATATAAAGCAAGGGAAAATCAAAAATCGCTTCGTCACGCAGCGAGAGAACTTTGTTCTCGAACGTAATGGGCAAAGTCGTCAAGGCATCGAGTGCGACGTAAAGATTTTGTTCGGCGGTGGGATAATCGTGCGCCCACAGCGGGCCTCTGCCGCCAAAACCGCGCCCGAAACCGGTGCGCCCGCCCTCCCATTCGATACGCACGAAGGAGAAGGCCATGGCATCAGGCGTGTGGCCGTTGGATTTGCCGTTCGCAGGCTCCGGGGTTTGCGCCTGGCTGCTGAACGCTGCCAGACCCAACATGAGCCATGTCACACAAAGGCATTTCATTGTTCTTTGCCAAGTCATGAAAGGCGCCCTCGGCGGCAATCAGATTTTCATCTCTTGAGCAGGACGAATTTGCTTTTTCGGTAAGCCTGCTCAAACCGCGAATTGGCGCGAATAAACGCTAATTTTTCATGTTCTTCATTTGCGCTTACCCTTGCCACGTTGCAGCTTGTCACATTGGGTTTCAAGAAATCAAAATTTAATCTCAAGTAACCTCTTGAGGCGTTTGATCTATTCCACCGCGCGCAATAAAATTTCTTGTGCGCGTTCGTAGTCCGCAGCGATTTCGAGGGCCAGGCGGGCGTGTTTGCGCGCCAAGTCGCGTTTGCCGAGACGAAGGTAAGCTTCGGCGAGGGCGCAATACGCGTTGGCGCGATCCGGCGGCTGCATACCGAGCACGGCGGCAAAAGCAGGCAGAGCTTTGGCCGGCTGGCGCAGAGCCAGGTAAAGTTCGCCGAGCTGGCGTTGCCGTTTCAGGTCATAAGGATAAATTGCCAGAGCGCGCGCCAGGGCACGCGCGGCATTAGCGCTATCTTTGCGCGCAAGCTGCCAGTCCGTCAATTTTAACGCAGCCTCAAGCGCTTCGCCGTTGCGACTGGTGAGAAACTCCAGTTCCGCGACGGCCTCGGCCTGGCGGCCTTGCTGCCAATACAGATCTGCCAGCACGAGGTAAGGATTATCCTGGCCGACATGAGCTGGCAACAAGGCTTTTGCCTGCTTCAGATATTTTTCAGCTTCTCCGGCCTGTTTGTTTTCTGCAAGGTACTTGCCATAGAGCAAAGCTGCGAAATAATTATTTGGCTCATTTTCGGCAAGCGCGCGCAGCGCTTCGCCATCTTTGGCCGGCGGGGTGTTGCGCTGCTGGCCGAATAGTTTACCGATGATTTTGTCGGAAGATTTCGCGGCTTGCAGCTCCGTTTGCACGCGCTCCGGTTGAAACTTTTCACGCAAAAAGAGCCGGAAGTTTTGATCGAACTCCGCGCTGGTTTGCTGAAAAACCAGTTTGATGGCCTCTTCAGTTTTCTTGCCCTGTTTGAAATGCGGCAAAAGCGCAAGCACTTTTTCAAAACCAAAACGCTGCGCCAGGTATTCGACGATCTGCGAGGCTTGATAATATGCCAGCGAGACCAGTTCGGGCCGGCGTGTGAAACCTTCATCCAGGTCGCTGAGAGAAAAAACATAGTCGCCGCGCAACGCGCGAATCATGGCCAGTTCCATATTCATGCCCCACTCGCTGCGCGCTTGCGCCGCCTCATAAACCGCCAAACCTTCGGCAAACGAACGCGGGATGCGATTGTTGGTCAACTCCAAATGCATGACATGCGCAATTTCGTGCCACAGCGTTTCCTGCCAGTTGAAGTCGCCGCGATCACGCGCGCGCGGCGAATTCATGGTGACCAACGGGCCGAAGCAGATGCCCAAAAAGTATTGCGCGCCCGGCAGCCCGAAACAGCGCACGGCAAAATCATCATGTTTGGGAAAAATTTCGACCGTGATGG
It encodes the following:
- a CDS encoding MoxR family ATPase, yielding MDPKTSPETFDDNQLTERLQQARDAILTEIRKLIIGQDETIELVMIALFTGGHCLITGVPGLAKTLLIRTLATILDLDFKRIQFTPDLMPADITGIDVIEEDRTTGKRIMKFIKGPLFANIILADEINRTPPKTQAALLEAMQEHHITAGGVTYHLEEPFFVLATQNPIELEGTYPLPEAQLDRFMFNLVMDYLPEEHEVQVATTTTGNLNPTLKQVVSGPEVRAFQSLVRKVFVSQEVARYAVQLVRATRPTTPNAPDFVKNWVNWGAGLRASQYLILGSKARAVLRGRVNVSVKDIQALALPVLRHRVLTNFFAESEKVKAEDIIKRLLELTPTPKSGLS
- a CDS encoding DUF4159 domain-containing protein — encoded protein: MKKILLYLLALTLLINLPEPVPAQTLQPEAFTFVRIKYNSGKFSYGFRLRFQMWDSWEVDYPTAEENFISVFEEVTKLPATDQALAVGLTDPQLFDHSFAYILEVGYMQLSQAEADSLREWCLRGGFLMIDDFHGTAQWENFLYEFGKVFPDRQPVRLRPDHPVFHCYFDFDQAPPPVPGLGPVIRGTTYESDGIEPQCWGFFDDKNRLMVLVNFNVDIGDSWEHSADPKYPKKYSLVGHRLGINYVIYAMTH
- a CDS encoding DUF4159 domain-containing protein, with the protein product MTWQRTMKCLCVTWLMLGLAAFSSQAQTPEPANGKSNGHTPDAMAFSFVRIEWEGGRTGFGRGFGGRGPLWAHDYPTAEQNLYVALDALTTLPITFENKVLSLRDEAIFDFPLLYICEVGYWTPDEEEAKFLSEYLKRGGFLIVDDFRSDFEWSNFVRQMQRIVPEAPQLLELDHPVFHCFFDFTELGLHSPYWGLTPHYYAIFDSEGRMMALINYNNDIGDGWEWPETDREFSTEAFKLGINYLIYAMTH
- a CDS encoding tetratricopeptide repeat protein yields the protein SRALLTQALAATPEAKLRQRLGELNLFLGEQRAARDNFAAARQLSPQYLPSQFYHALLQWHFGERVEARRGFEALLQFYRTAPSPAAAEIALVARACIYLERFHDANRLFEKAVKQEPHNWLLYLPWGELFLEKYNDGEAASVFSEALQQNPTCVPALLGLARAQAANNLSAALEKTQEILAQNPQSPAARTQVAELLLAANQETEAAGHVTKVLQSFPQFASALALKAVLADRKQEAAEVTQIIAQAAALNPNDPSVLIRLAEDAARRYLFKESVQYYRRAVELDAENWTAVAGLGTSLSRLGQDQEAKRLLEIAYKHDPFNVPTVNLLNLFDEYVKYDTIRTAHFLIRLHRDDRPIIGAEAAALCEAAYQAMAPRYRVTPALPITVEIFPKHDDFAVRCFGLPGAQYFLGICFGPLVTMNSPRARDRGDFNWQETLWHEIAHVMHLELTNNRIPRSFAEGLAVYEAAQARSEWGMNMELAMIRALRGDYVFSLSDLDEGFTRRPELVSLAYYQASQIVEYLAQRFGFEKVLALLPHFKQGKKTEEAIKLVFQQTSAEFDQNFRLFLREKFQPERVQTELQAAKSSDKIIGKLFGQQRNTPPAKDGEALRALAENEPNNYFAALLYGKYLAENKQAGEAEKYLKQAKALLPAHVGQDNPYLVLADLYWQQGRQAEAVAELEFLTSRNGEALEAALKLTDWQLARKDSANAARALARALAIYPYDLKRQRQLGELYLALRQPAKALPAFAAVLGMQPPDRANAYCALAEAYLRLGKRDLARKHARLALEIAADYERAQEILLRAVE